The Flexistipes sp. region CATCAGCTGATACGGGTGATAAGAGAGTTTTTGTATGAAAAAGATTTCCTTGATATTGAAACCCCATTTCTGACAAAAAGTACACCTGAAGGGGCAAGGGATTATCTCGTGCCGAGCAGGGTAAATCCGGGCAGGTTCTATGCATTGCCTCAGTCTCCGCAGATGTTTAAGCAGCTTCTTATGATATCGGGTTTTGACAGGTATTTTCAGATAGTAAAATGTTTCAGGGATGAAGATCTTCGGGCTGACAGGCAGCCTGAGTTTACACAGCTGGACATGGAACTGTCTTTTATTGATCGTGCGGATTTAATGAAACTTATTGAAGAGCTGTTCGTTAAAATATTTAAAGATATAATGGATGTTGATGTTAAAAAACCTTTTGAAATAATGTCTTATGATGAGGCAATGGAAAAATTCGGTCACGACGCGCCTGATACAAGATTTGGGCTTCATCTAAAAACAATAAATGATCTTGTGAAGGATTGCGGATTTAAAGTCTTTGCCGACAGTGTAAAAAACGGCGGAGTGGTAAAGGCAATTAATGCAAAAAATGCAACCAATTTCTCCAGAAAGGATATTGATGATTTAACAGATTTTGCCGTGAGCCTTGGAGCAAAGGGACTTGCATATATCAGGGTTAACGAAGACGGTCTGCAGTCTCCTATTGTAAAATTTCTGGGTGAAGATCTGGCTGACCAAATTGTCAGTGAAATGGGCGGAGAAACAGGAGATATTATCTTTTTCGGAGCCGGCAAAACTGACATTGTTAATCTTTACATGTCCAAGGTAAGGCTCAAGCTGGGAAGAATGCTGAATCTTATTGATAAGAATAAATACAATTTTGTCTGGATTACGGACTTTCCTCTTCTTGAGTGGGATGAGGATGAAAAACGCTACGCAGCCGTGCATCATCCTTTTACTGCACCCGTTGATGAGGATATAAAATATTTTGACACAGACCCTTCACAAATAAGAGCCAAAGCTTACGATCTTGTTCTCAACGGTTCTGAGATTGGAGGGGGTAGTATTAGGATACACAGAAGTGATGTCCAGGAAAAAATGTTTGATGCCCTCGGTATGACAAGAGAGGAAAGCAGGAGAAAGTTTGGTTTCTTTATGGATGCTCTCAAATACGGTACTCCGCCTCACGGAGGCATTGCTTTCGGTGTTGACAGGATTGCAACGATTTTGACCGGTTCGGAATCGATACGGGATGTTATAGCTTTTCCTAAGACCCAGAGGGCTACGTGTATGATGAGCGATGCTCCGAGTATTGTTGATGAAAAACAGCTGAAGGAATTAAGTATAAAGCTTGATATAGTGGAAGATATATAAACTTTATATCTTTCTTTGACTTTTGGCAAAGTATGTGTTATTTTTAAAATAATAAGAGATACGGAGGGAGTTATGAAAATTTTGAAATATTTGAGCTTAGTTGCTCTGGTTGTTTCATTTGCTTTCGCATGTGCAAAAGCTCCGGTAAAGATGTATGACGACACAAAAGCTGCGCTAAATGTTGCAGAACAGAGTAATGCCAAAGAGTGTGCCACAGAAGAGTATAATGCAGCCATGGAAGAACTTAAAGCTGCTGAAGAGCAGATGGAAGAAGCCAAAGATCATACTTTCAAAGGCAAGTATTACGATGCTGCTGAAAAAAGGCTGAAAGCTGCACAGGAAAAAGCTGCAGAAGCTGAAAGAGTGGCAAAGGCTATGTCCAAAAAGAACGATAGGGCAGCAGCCGAGCTTGAGGAATTAGGCAAAGAGCTTGATGCTATTGAAGCGGATGCACAAAAATATAACGTTGGAAATTATGATGAACTTGAGGCAAAATACGAAGAGGCTCAGGAAAATATTGACGATTGTGAACCGGGCAAGGCTAACGCTTTGATCGATGAAATTAAAGCAGGGCTGCAGGATGCCAAAGAAGAGATTGCAGCTGCAAAAGCTGAGGAAATGAAAGAAAGTATGGCGGCGGAAGAGGAAACTACTAAAGAATCCTCAGGTGTAGAAAAATATACTGTTGTTAAAGGTGATACACTTTGGGATATTTCCGACAGAAAATACATGAACCCCTTTATGTGGCCTCTTATATACTGGGCTAATAAAGATGAAATCAAAGATCCTGATCTGATATTTCCCGGACAGATCTTTAACATCAATAAAGATTATTACTATAGTGAAAAAGAAGAAGCCATTAATTTCGCTAAGACTAGAGGACCTTGGTCACTCTTTGACGGAAAATAAGGCTTAAGCTTCCATTGATGAAGATATAAGTGAATGAAATATGTAAAGGGGATCTCTTTTGGGATCCCCTTCTTTATTAATTATTTATGAGTAAATTTAAGAAACAGGTTCTGGAATTACTTTTTGATTTTTACGATAAATTTTATATGCATGTTGTTCCTGCCGGCGATATACGTATAGGTGAAAGAGGCTTTATAGGTAATGAGAGTGAGCATGGTCTTGTGCTTGTTTTCAGTGCTTCATCGTATAAAAACCTGAGATGGGATGATCATGCCCTTTATGCAGATATGCGTTTTTCGGGCAAATGGGAGTCACTTGTTATCCCCTTTCAATCGATTGTTACTGTTTTTGACGACCCCGGTAAACCGGATTTTGTTTTTAAATTTTCGATGTATACAGAAAAAGAGTCCGACGGTAAGAATAAAGATAAACAAAAATCTGCTGATAAATCCAGGGTGAAGTCTTCAAACGGGAAAATCGTTAAGGTTGATTTTTCCAGAAAGGATGACTAATTTGAATAAATTTTTTGATGAACTAATACCGATTCTTTCCTATGAGATATTCAATGTCAATGTCGGCGAAATGCTGGCTGCCTTTGGTATCCTTTTACTTTTTTTCATTTTAAAGCATGTATTATTAAATATCGTATTTTATTTTTTGAAGAAAGCGACAAAAAAAACACTGAGTTCTTTTGATGATGATTTGGTGGAGATTGTTAAACCGCCTCTAA contains the following coding sequences:
- the aspS gene encoding aspartate--tRNA ligase; translation: MLSHLGSWRRTHSCGELRAGNIGEEVVIMGWVQRRRDHGGVIFIDLRDRDGVTQIVLNPEFDKEVHELGDNVRSEFVIAAKGKVEHRPEGTVNSSLPTGEVEVYVNELKILNKSETPPFVIENHSNANEDIRLKYRYLDLRRPALQQNIILRHQLIRVIREFLYEKDFLDIETPFLTKSTPEGARDYLVPSRVNPGRFYALPQSPQMFKQLLMISGFDRYFQIVKCFRDEDLRADRQPEFTQLDMELSFIDRADLMKLIEELFVKIFKDIMDVDVKKPFEIMSYDEAMEKFGHDAPDTRFGLHLKTINDLVKDCGFKVFADSVKNGGVVKAINAKNATNFSRKDIDDLTDFAVSLGAKGLAYIRVNEDGLQSPIVKFLGEDLADQIVSEMGGETGDIIFFGAGKTDIVNLYMSKVRLKLGRMLNLIDKNKYNFVWITDFPLLEWDEDEKRYAAVHHPFTAPVDEDIKYFDTDPSQIRAKAYDLVLNGSEIGGGSIRIHRSDVQEKMFDALGMTREESRRKFGFFMDALKYGTPPHGGIAFGVDRIATILTGSESIRDVIAFPKTQRATCMMSDAPSIVDEKQLKELSIKLDIVEDI
- a CDS encoding LysM peptidoglycan-binding domain-containing protein, translated to MKILKYLSLVALVVSFAFACAKAPVKMYDDTKAALNVAEQSNAKECATEEYNAAMEELKAAEEQMEEAKDHTFKGKYYDAAEKRLKAAQEKAAEAERVAKAMSKKNDRAAAELEELGKELDAIEADAQKYNVGNYDELEAKYEEAQENIDDCEPGKANALIDEIKAGLQDAKEEIAAAKAEEMKESMAAEEETTKESSGVEKYTVVKGDTLWDISDRKYMNPFMWPLIYWANKDEIKDPDLIFPGQIFNINKDYYYSEKEEAINFAKTRGPWSLFDGK
- a CDS encoding ClpXP protease specificity-enhancing factor SspB — its product is MSKFKKQVLELLFDFYDKFYMHVVPAGDIRIGERGFIGNESEHGLVLVFSASSYKNLRWDDHALYADMRFSGKWESLVIPFQSIVTVFDDPGKPDFVFKFSMYTEKESDGKNKDKQKSADKSRVKSSNGKIVKVDFSRKDD